A portion of the Oscillatoria sp. FACHB-1406 genome contains these proteins:
- the speA gene encoding biosynthetic arginine decarboxylase yields MGAKTKLRNERALLPASGDDFVRPEVRETWTIEDSEELYRIKGWGDPYFSINAAGRVIVSPQGDRGGSLDLYELVESLRKRNLGLPLLIRFSDILADRIERLNACFAKAIARYNYPNQYRGVYPVKCNQNRHLVEALVQFGKPYHFGLEAGSKPELTIALATLEPSLHPPKNARETLLICNGYKDREYIEMALLATKLGHTPVIVIEQLEELYVAIELSQKLGILPILGVRAKLSAKGSGHWGDSTGDRAKFGLTVPQIVEVVEKLEACGMLDCLQLLHYHIGSQISAIGVVKDAIREAAQIYGELAKLGAKMQYLDVGGGLAVDYDGSKTNFYASKNYNMQNYANDIVAEVKEACDERNIAAPILISESGRAIASHQAVLIFDVLSTNEVSAALPQPPQSKEHLILRNLRETYESINLENYQETYHDAIQFKDEAISLFSFGYLSLKERSRAEQLYWACCRKILDITRTQDYVPDDLEDLEKNMASIYYANLSVFQSAPDAWAIDQLFPILPIHRLNEEPTQRGILADLTCDSDGKIDKFIDLRDIKSILELHPLEWMEYPGNCKERKPYYLGMFLVGAYQEIMGNLHNLFGDTNVVHIRMTPKGYQVEHVVKGDAIADVLGYVQYDVKDLVERIRRRTEEALQEGKISLEESQRLLQNYEHSLNSYTYLC; encoded by the coding sequence ATGGGTGCAAAGACGAAACTGAGAAATGAACGGGCGTTACTCCCCGCTTCGGGAGACGATTTTGTACGTCCGGAGGTTCGGGAAACCTGGACGATTGAAGATAGCGAGGAACTGTACCGCATTAAAGGATGGGGCGATCCCTATTTTTCCATCAATGCGGCCGGACGGGTAATCGTGTCCCCCCAAGGCGATCGCGGCGGTTCCCTCGACCTTTACGAACTGGTCGAATCTTTACGCAAGCGCAATCTCGGATTGCCCCTCTTAATTCGCTTCTCCGATATTCTCGCCGATCGCATCGAACGCTTAAATGCTTGCTTTGCCAAAGCGATCGCGCGTTATAACTACCCCAATCAATATCGCGGCGTTTACCCAGTTAAATGCAACCAAAATCGCCATCTCGTCGAAGCTTTAGTCCAGTTTGGCAAGCCCTATCACTTCGGATTGGAAGCCGGATCGAAACCCGAACTTACCATCGCCCTTGCCACCCTCGAACCCTCTCTCCACCCGCCGAAAAATGCCCGAGAAACCCTCTTAATCTGCAACGGTTATAAGGATCGCGAATACATTGAAATGGCGCTGCTGGCGACCAAATTAGGGCATACTCCCGTCATCGTTATCGAACAGTTAGAAGAGTTGTATGTCGCGATCGAACTCAGCCAGAAACTCGGAATTTTACCGATTTTAGGGGTGCGGGCAAAGTTGAGTGCGAAAGGTTCCGGGCATTGGGGCGATTCCACGGGCGATCGCGCCAAATTCGGGTTAACCGTGCCGCAAATTGTCGAAGTTGTCGAGAAATTAGAAGCCTGCGGAATGTTAGATTGCTTGCAACTTTTGCACTATCATATCGGTTCGCAGATTTCCGCGATCGGGGTCGTTAAAGATGCCATCCGCGAAGCCGCGCAAATTTACGGCGAGTTAGCAAAATTAGGGGCAAAAATGCAATATCTCGATGTCGGCGGCGGTTTGGCGGTGGACTACGACGGCTCGAAAACTAACTTTTATGCTTCCAAAAACTACAATATGCAAAATTATGCTAACGATATCGTGGCCGAAGTGAAGGAAGCCTGCGACGAACGCAATATTGCTGCCCCGATTCTCATTAGCGAAAGCGGCCGCGCGATCGCGTCTCATCAAGCCGTCCTGATCTTTGATGTTCTCAGCACGAACGAAGTGTCGGCAGCCCTACCGCAGCCCCCCCAATCCAAAGAACATTTGATTCTGCGCAATCTTCGGGAAACTTACGAATCGATTAATCTTGAAAACTACCAAGAAACCTATCACGATGCGATTCAGTTTAAGGATGAGGCGATTAGTTTATTTAGCTTCGGCTATCTGAGTTTAAAGGAACGCTCCCGAGCCGAGCAATTGTATTGGGCGTGCTGCCGAAAAATTCTAGATATTACTCGCACGCAAGATTACGTTCCCGACGACTTAGAAGATTTGGAAAAAAATATGGCATCGATTTATTATGCCAACCTTTCCGTCTTTCAATCGGCTCCCGATGCTTGGGCGATCGATCAACTTTTTCCCATTCTCCCTATTCATCGTCTCAACGAAGAACCTACCCAACGCGGAATTCTTGCCGATTTAACCTGCGATAGCGATGGTAAAATCGACAAGTTTATCGACCTGCGCGATATTAAATCGATCCTAGAACTTCATCCTTTAGAATGGATGGAATATCCTGGAAATTGTAAGGAAAGAAAACCTTATTACTTGGGAATGTTTTTGGTGGGTGCTTATCAAGAAATCATGGGAAACTTACACAATCTTTTCGGCGATACGAATGTCGTTCATATCCGCATGACTCCGAAAGGTTATCAAGTCGAGCACGTTGTTAAAGGAGACGCGATCGCGGATGTACTCGGTTACGTTCAATACGATGTTAAAGATTTAGTCGAACGGATTCGCCGCCGCACCGAAGAAGCCCTCCAAGAGGGAAAAATTAGCCTCGAAGAATCGCAACGACTGCTGCAAAATTACGAACATAGTTTGAACAGCTATACCTATTTGTGTTGA
- a CDS encoding Uma2 family endonuclease: protein MATSQIEVPTPVDINYPDSDGKPMSDNTKQFRWITVIYYNLDWLFSQDENVFVAGDLLWYPVEGNNKLRQAPDVMVAFGVKKGDRGSYMQWKEGGIAPQVVFEILSPGNRLTPMNQKQVFYNRYGVEEYYVYDPDRNDLSGWLRGENGLDVIEEIKNWVSPRLGIQFDWSEERLQLLRPNGEPFIGYIEISQQLELARQEVEQERERAERERERAERERERAERLAERLKALGIDPEALD from the coding sequence ATGGCAACTTCTCAAATAGAAGTACCGACACCAGTCGATATTAATTATCCAGACAGCGACGGCAAGCCAATGTCAGATAATACCAAGCAATTCCGCTGGATTACCGTTATTTATTACAACTTAGACTGGCTATTTTCTCAAGATGAAAACGTCTTTGTCGCGGGCGATTTACTGTGGTATCCCGTGGAAGGAAATAACAAATTACGTCAAGCCCCCGATGTTATGGTAGCCTTTGGCGTGAAAAAAGGCGATCGCGGCTCTTATATGCAGTGGAAAGAAGGAGGAATCGCCCCTCAAGTCGTCTTTGAAATTCTCTCCCCCGGCAATCGATTGACCCCCATGAATCAAAAGCAAGTCTTTTACAATCGTTACGGGGTTGAAGAATACTATGTTTACGACCCAGATCGGAATGATTTAAGCGGTTGGTTGCGAGGAGAAAATGGTCTAGATGTCATCGAAGAAATTAAAAACTGGGTCAGTCCTCGATTGGGTATTCAGTTCGATTGGTCGGAAGAAAGATTGCAACTTCTGCGTCCGAACGGAGAACCCTTTATCGGCTACATTGAAATTTCCCAGCAACTAGAACTTGCCCGCCAAGAAGTCGAGCAAGAACGAGAACGAGCCGAGCGAGAACGAGAACGAGCCGAGCGAGAACGAGAACGAGCCGAGCGATTAGCAGAACGCTTAAAAGCGTTAGGAATCGATCCGGAAGCGCTCGATTAA
- a CDS encoding AAA family ATPase has translation MKSARTFMPSFPIIPGYTCIEELHTSSRTTVYRAVETETARSVIVKLLQQNHANVNDLLQFRNQYAILRGTASLGAKNLDIPGIVRPTNFIPNGNSYALIFEDFNGISLKKYARERTLSLLEVLKIAIQLAQILHNIHQACIIHKDIKPSNILIEPATQQIQLIDFGIASLLPKETTEIETPNVLEGTLAYIAPEQTGRMNRGLDYRADFYAMGVTLFELLTQQLPFQSDDPLELVHCHLAKNPPRVDSISPEISPAIADIIYKLMAKNTEDRYQTALGIKHDLEQCLTQLQTTGTVKSFAIAQRDICDRFPIPEKLYGRNKEVQELLSAFDRVSAGRAEMMLVAGFSGIGKTALINEIHKPLVRQRGYFIKGKYEQYQRNIPFSALVQAFRDLTSQLLSESDEQLQAWKTQILKAVGKSGQLLIDVIPELETIIGEQPPVPELLGVAARNRFNVVFEKFLKVFTQKKHPLVLFIDDLQWLDSSSLDLLELLLKNQQYLLLLGAYRDNEVSPDHPLIKTVEKIARNGARVNTITLSPLSFSDLNQFIADTLQSTPTLAEPLTQLIHQKTQGNPFFASQFLKFLYEEAYITFNWDINHWQCDIMGVTALTLPDDIVEFVATRLRKIPTQTQEILKLAACIGPQFDLNTLAIVSESTSEAIASHLWFALQEELVIPVDKNYKFFVRLEEEKVLKVSANATYRFLHDRIQQAAYSAIPPSQQQQFHYRIGQLLQQKLSETEKEERLFDIVGHLNLSLALIERAKDRESLARLNLSAAQKAKNATASKASYNYLKTGLSLLRNNCWQSQYDLTLKLSTLAAEAAYLNGNFEEAEALANRVLNSAGTALDKVKIYEVQINAKTTQGQMLDAIAIGRIALGELEVEFVTQPNQSTTERVLKNTAQQLQNREIEALIDLPLMTDERTIAAMELLALLYPPVFFGNSALLPLLCTTMVNLSLKFGNTSASVVGYVGYGIVLCNAFADVERSYQFSKLALSLCDRLKAQKFRALTLLLFTAFIQYRKESICESILTSKEGYLVGMESGNFLFAGYSIASCFSKYFFSGISLDESRAEMSKYEATLKTLQQSSPLIYFGTAQQAMANLQEQVSCPDVLIGQAYDETVMMPKHLQSNEIAAIAVVYTYKMILAYYFGDYDRSFKHMEEGQSYVRAAAGIIQSLYYNVYTALIYLSAARSQLDLNERLDRVNSCQTILQTWAHHAPQNYQHHVELIEAEKYRVLGKNSEASDYYDRAIAGAKTHHFTQDEALASELAAKFYLAWGKERIAAGYFQDAYDAYIRWNARGKIAHLEQNYPQFLGSKAVAEATTIDGGDLPSLSSTNEQSQRLDLKTITQAARNLSSEIVFDKSIAQLMALLIENAGAQRGILILVEGDAWKIEATGEMTDILTAQAISPLPLEESQNLPLSIIQYVQHAQSEVVVADARYEERYRNDPYILQAQPRSILAAPILNQGKIVGIFYLENNLVTNAFTPARLEVLQILASQAAISLENARLYRTLEQKVKERTEQLATANEEITLLNQRLKQENLRMSAELDVVKQLQQMVLPKTEELEVVKDLDIAGFMQPADEVGGDYYDVLQDEDGVKIAIGDVTGHGLESGVLMMMAQTAVQTLQQSGERDPARFFDILNRTLYANIDRLKVERSMTLATLDYRDGEFWLSGQHEEAIIARANGEMEIIDTLPLGFPLGLEEEISDFVAAESFILQPGDALVLYSDGITEAENGEGKLYGQQRLYDVVQEHRALAAAEIRDAIVANVRQYIGSHKVWDDITLVVVKKRG, from the coding sequence TTGAAATCTGCACGCACCTTTATGCCTTCCTTCCCTATCATCCCCGGTTACACTTGTATCGAGGAACTTCATACAAGTTCCCGAACGACAGTGTATCGTGCTGTCGAAACAGAAACAGCGCGATCGGTTATCGTTAAATTGCTGCAACAAAATCATGCAAACGTCAACGATTTGTTGCAATTCCGAAATCAATACGCGATCCTGCGAGGAACCGCTTCGCTGGGCGCAAAAAACCTCGATATTCCTGGTATCGTCCGTCCCACAAATTTTATTCCCAACGGCAATAGTTACGCCCTTATCTTTGAAGATTTCAACGGAATTTCCCTAAAAAAGTATGCACGCGAACGGACTTTATCCCTCCTAGAAGTCTTAAAAATTGCGATTCAACTCGCCCAAATTCTCCACAACATACATCAAGCTTGCATCATCCATAAAGATATTAAACCCTCCAATATTCTGATCGAGCCAGCGACTCAACAAATTCAACTCATCGACTTTGGTATCGCCTCGCTATTACCCAAAGAAACCACAGAAATTGAAACGCCTAACGTCTTAGAAGGAACCTTAGCTTATATCGCCCCCGAACAAACAGGACGTATGAATCGCGGGCTAGACTATCGCGCCGACTTCTATGCAATGGGAGTGACGCTATTTGAATTACTGACTCAGCAACTCCCTTTTCAATCGGACGATCCGCTGGAATTAGTCCACTGTCATCTTGCCAAAAATCCGCCGCGCGTTGATTCGATTTCTCCTGAAATTTCTCCAGCCATAGCCGATATTATTTATAAATTAATGGCAAAAAATACCGAAGATCGCTATCAAACCGCATTAGGAATAAAGCACGACTTGGAACAATGTTTGACGCAACTGCAAACAACGGGTACAGTCAAATCTTTTGCGATCGCGCAACGAGATATTTGCGATCGTTTTCCCATTCCCGAAAAACTTTACGGTAGAAATAAAGAAGTCCAAGAACTTCTCTCTGCCTTCGATCGCGTCAGTGCGGGGCGTGCTGAAATGATGCTCGTCGCCGGATTTTCTGGCATTGGGAAAACCGCGCTCATCAACGAAATTCATAAACCGCTCGTGCGTCAACGAGGCTATTTTATTAAAGGTAAATACGAGCAATATCAACGCAACATTCCTTTTAGCGCCTTAGTCCAAGCTTTTCGCGATCTAACATCGCAACTTCTATCTGAATCCGACGAACAACTGCAAGCTTGGAAAACCCAAATTCTTAAAGCTGTGGGTAAAAGCGGACAGCTACTCATTGATGTTATTCCAGAACTCGAAACAATTATTGGCGAACAACCGCCCGTCCCAGAACTACTAGGGGTAGCTGCCCGAAATCGTTTCAATGTTGTATTTGAAAAGTTCCTCAAAGTTTTTACCCAAAAAAAGCACCCTCTTGTTTTATTCATAGACGATCTTCAATGGCTCGATTCTTCCTCTTTAGATTTATTAGAACTGTTACTGAAAAATCAACAATATTTGTTGCTGTTAGGAGCCTACAGAGACAATGAAGTTTCTCCAGACCATCCTTTAATTAAAACAGTCGAAAAAATTGCTCGCAACGGAGCGAGAGTTAATACCATAACCCTATCTCCTTTATCCTTCTCAGACTTAAATCAATTCATTGCCGATACCCTTCAGTCAACCCCCACTCTTGCCGAACCCTTAACCCAACTTATCCATCAAAAAACGCAAGGCAACCCTTTCTTTGCCAGCCAGTTCTTGAAATTTCTCTACGAAGAAGCTTACATTACCTTTAACTGGGATATCAATCACTGGCAGTGCGATATTATGGGCGTTACCGCCTTGACGCTTCCCGACGATATTGTCGAATTTGTGGCAACTCGCCTCCGAAAAATTCCAACTCAGACTCAAGAAATTCTCAAACTTGCCGCTTGTATCGGGCCGCAATTCGATCTCAATACATTAGCCATTGTCAGCGAATCCACATCTGAAGCGATCGCCAGTCATCTCTGGTTTGCCTTACAAGAAGAATTAGTCATTCCGGTTGATAAAAACTATAAGTTTTTTGTTCGTTTAGAAGAAGAAAAAGTTTTGAAGGTTTCCGCAAATGCGACCTATCGTTTCCTTCACGATCGCATACAACAAGCTGCCTATTCTGCCATTCCTCCCAGCCAACAGCAACAGTTTCATTACCGAATCGGTCAACTCCTTCAGCAAAAATTAAGCGAGACTGAAAAGGAAGAAAGATTATTTGATATTGTCGGTCATTTGAATTTAAGCTTAGCCTTGATCGAGCGCGCCAAAGACCGAGAGTCTTTAGCAAGGCTCAATTTATCTGCCGCTCAAAAAGCAAAAAATGCGACCGCTTCTAAAGCTTCTTATAATTACCTAAAAACTGGGCTTTCATTACTGCGGAATAATTGCTGGCAGAGCCAATACGATCTCACTCTAAAGCTATCGACCTTGGCAGCAGAAGCCGCGTATTTAAACGGCAACTTTGAGGAAGCTGAAGCGCTAGCAAACCGCGTTCTAAACTCGGCTGGAACTGCCCTCGATAAAGTTAAAATTTATGAAGTTCAAATTAATGCCAAGACAACACAAGGACAAATGCTGGACGCGATCGCGATCGGCAGAATCGCTTTAGGAGAATTAGAGGTTGAATTCGTCACCCAACCCAATCAGTCTACAACCGAGCGGGTCTTAAAAAATACAGCCCAACAACTCCAAAATCGAGAGATTGAAGCATTAATCGATCTTCCGTTAATGACAGACGAGCGAACGATTGCGGCGATGGAATTGCTCGCTCTTTTGTATCCTCCCGTCTTTTTTGGAAATTCTGCTTTATTGCCTTTACTTTGTACGACGATGGTTAACTTGTCGCTGAAGTTTGGCAATACTTCTGCATCTGTTGTAGGATACGTCGGTTACGGAATCGTACTTTGTAATGCTTTTGCTGACGTTGAAAGGAGTTATCAATTCAGTAAATTAGCATTGAGTTTATGCGATCGCTTGAAGGCGCAAAAATTTAGAGCTTTGACTTTACTCCTCTTTACTGCCTTCATTCAATATCGAAAAGAAAGCATTTGCGAGAGTATTTTAACCTCAAAAGAAGGGTATCTCGTCGGGATGGAAAGCGGCAACTTTTTGTTTGCTGGTTATAGCATTGCAAGTTGCTTCTCTAAATACTTCTTTTCTGGAATTTCGCTTGATGAAAGTCGGGCAGAAATGTCTAAGTACGAAGCCACCTTAAAAACGCTCCAGCAATCGTCCCCCTTAATTTATTTTGGGACGGCGCAGCAAGCGATGGCTAATTTACAAGAACAAGTCAGTTGTCCAGATGTATTAATCGGTCAAGCTTACGACGAAACGGTCATGATGCCCAAGCATCTTCAAAGTAATGAGATTGCCGCAATCGCTGTTGTTTATACTTACAAAATGATTCTGGCTTATTACTTCGGCGACTACGATCGCTCTTTCAAACATATGGAGGAGGGTCAGTCTTACGTTCGAGCCGCAGCCGGAATTATTCAATCTTTATATTACAACGTTTATACTGCTCTCATCTATCTTTCAGCAGCGCGATCGCAACTCGACTTAAACGAGAGACTCGATCGCGTCAATTCTTGTCAAACGATTCTCCAAACTTGGGCGCACCACGCTCCTCAAAACTATCAACATCATGTAGAATTAATTGAAGCAGAAAAGTATCGCGTTTTGGGTAAAAATTCCGAAGCAAGCGATTATTACGATCGCGCTATTGCTGGAGCCAAAACCCATCATTTTACCCAAGATGAAGCCCTCGCTAGCGAACTTGCTGCTAAATTCTATCTCGCTTGGGGAAAAGAAAGAATTGCTGCTGGATACTTCCAGGACGCATACGATGCTTACATTCGCTGGAACGCACGAGGAAAAATCGCTCATTTAGAACAAAACTATCCTCAATTTTTAGGCTCGAAAGCGGTTGCAGAAGCTACGACAATCGACGGAGGCGATTTACCTTCATTGAGTAGCACTAACGAACAGTCGCAACGTCTCGATCTTAAAACTATTACTCAAGCTGCTCGAAATCTCTCTAGCGAAATTGTTTTCGATAAATCGATCGCGCAGTTAATGGCCCTTTTAATCGAAAATGCTGGCGCGCAACGAGGCATTCTTATCCTAGTCGAGGGCGATGCTTGGAAGATTGAAGCAACGGGAGAAATGACCGATATCTTAACAGCACAAGCAATCTCGCCACTTCCTTTAGAAGAAAGTCAAAACCTTCCCCTTTCCATTATTCAATACGTCCAGCACGCGCAATCTGAAGTCGTCGTTGCCGACGCTCGGTACGAAGAACGCTATCGCAACGATCCCTACATTCTACAAGCGCAACCCCGGTCAATTTTAGCGGCTCCAATTCTCAATCAAGGGAAAATTGTTGGAATATTTTACCTTGAAAATAATCTCGTCACTAATGCTTTTACTCCCGCACGTTTAGAAGTTCTCCAGATTCTTGCTTCCCAAGCTGCTATCTCCTTAGAAAATGCTAGACTCTACCGAACTTTAGAGCAAAAAGTCAAAGAACGTACCGAGCAACTCGCGACCGCCAATGAAGAAATTACGCTCCTCAATCAACGCTTGAAACAAGAGAATCTTCGCATGAGTGCCGAACTCGATGTGGTCAAGCAGTTGCAGCAAATGGTTCTTCCTAAAACTGAAGAGTTAGAAGTTGTCAAAGACCTCGATATCGCTGGATTTATGCAGCCCGCCGATGAAGTGGGCGGCGATTACTACGATGTGCTTCAAGATGAGGATGGCGTTAAAATTGCGATCGGCGATGTCACCGGACACGGCTTAGAAAGCGGTGTATTAATGATGATGGCGCAGACGGCAGTTCAAACTTTGCAACAAAGCGGAGAGCGCGATCCGGCTCGTTTTTTCGACATTCTCAATCGCACTCTTTATGCCAACATCGATCGCCTTAAAGTAGAAAGAAGTATGACGTTAGCAACATTAGATTATCGAGATGGAGAGTTTTGGTTAAGCGGGCAACATGAAGAAGCAATTATCGCTCGCGCTAACGGAGAGATGGAAATTATTGATACTCTTCCCCTAGGATTTCCTCTGGGTTTAGAGGAAGAAATTAGCGATTTTGTTGCTGCGGAAAGTTTTATTCTACAGCCCGGAGATGCGCTAGTTTTGTATAGCGACGGGATTACAGAAGCGGAAAATGGTGAGGGGAAACTTTACGGACAGCAGCGCTTATACGATGTTGTACAGGAACATCGAGCGCTGGCTGCCGCTGAAATTCGGGATGCGATTGTTGCTAATGTTCGGCAATATATTGGCTCGCATAAGGTTTGGGATGATATTACTTTAGTGGTGGTTAAAAAACGAGGCTAA
- a CDS encoding bifunctional aldolase/short-chain dehydrogenase, whose amino-acid sequence MQSLWNDEEAAQYSGDLALRVYTSRLLGRDPSLVLHGGGNTSVKIRETNLVGESEDILYVKGSGWDLATIEAAGFSPVRMPHLLKLAKLEVLSDPQMANELKTQMTRADAPAPSVETILHATLPYKYVDHTHADAVVAMTNTANGKERIEEIYGDRVVIIPYIMPGFDLARLCAREFAAAATEKTIGMVLMNHGIFSFGETAQESYERMIALVSLAEDYLVRQGATVETSEIEPEEGTFRDELAQLRQELSQAAGFPVILTRDRAPKTLAFARRDDIATISQQGPATPDHVLRTKRIPLLGRDVADYCQAYQDYFKAHATPDLTQLDPIPRVILDAELGMVTVGKTAKDAKIVADIYCHTIDIIDRATKLGGYKALSPKEIFAVEYWDLEQAKLRKGGKSPMFLGEIALVTGAASGIGKACVASLLERGAAVVGLDINPAIETLYQRADYCGICCDVTEESAIEQALETAVQRFGGIDILILNAGIFPPARAIAELSLEEWHKVTQINLDANLILMRQCYPLLKLAPKGGKVVAIGSKNVPAPGPGVAAYSASKAAFNQLMRVAALEWGKDNIRLNSVHPNAVFDTGIWTEEVLEKRAQHYGLTVAEYKTNNVLKVEITSASVAELVAELCGPLFGCTTGAQIPIDGGNERVI is encoded by the coding sequence ATGCAAAGCCTGTGGAATGACGAAGAAGCCGCCCAATATTCGGGCGACTTAGCGCTGAGAGTGTATACTTCCCGCTTATTAGGGCGCGATCCTTCCCTGGTTCTCCACGGTGGCGGTAACACTTCAGTGAAAATTCGCGAAACCAATCTCGTCGGCGAATCCGAAGATATTCTTTATGTCAAAGGAAGCGGTTGGGATTTAGCAACCATTGAAGCGGCGGGTTTTTCGCCGGTACGGATGCCGCATCTACTGAAATTGGCGAAGTTGGAAGTGCTGTCGGATCCGCAAATGGCGAACGAACTGAAAACGCAGATGACACGCGCTGACGCTCCTGCGCCTTCAGTAGAAACAATTTTACACGCAACGCTGCCTTACAAATACGTCGATCATACCCACGCCGATGCTGTCGTTGCAATGACCAATACTGCTAACGGCAAAGAACGCATTGAAGAGATTTACGGCGATCGCGTCGTCATTATCCCCTATATTATGCCGGGATTTGACCTCGCTCGCCTCTGCGCCCGTGAATTTGCTGCCGCTGCGACGGAAAAAACTATCGGCATGGTACTAATGAACCACGGTATCTTTTCCTTTGGGGAAACGGCGCAAGAATCCTACGAACGGATGATTGCATTAGTCTCGCTGGCGGAAGATTATTTAGTGCGGCAAGGTGCAACGGTTGAAACATCAGAGATTGAACCGGAAGAAGGAACGTTTCGCGACGAACTGGCGCAATTGCGGCAAGAACTGTCCCAAGCGGCAGGATTTCCGGTTATTTTAACGCGCGATCGCGCCCCCAAAACCCTCGCCTTCGCCCGTCGCGACGATATCGCCACGATATCCCAACAAGGCCCCGCTACGCCAGATCATGTGCTGCGTACCAAACGTATTCCCCTACTCGGGCGCGATGTTGCCGATTATTGCCAAGCTTACCAAGACTATTTCAAAGCCCACGCCACCCCCGATTTAACCCAACTCGATCCGATTCCCCGCGTTATTTTAGATGCAGAATTGGGGATGGTAACAGTAGGAAAAACGGCGAAAGATGCGAAGATTGTTGCTGATATTTATTGTCATACTATCGACATTATCGATCGCGCTACAAAACTAGGCGGTTACAAAGCGCTGTCTCCGAAAGAAATCTTTGCGGTTGAATATTGGGATTTAGAACAGGCGAAACTGCGAAAAGGCGGTAAAAGTCCGATGTTTCTCGGCGAAATTGCCCTCGTTACCGGCGCAGCTTCGGGAATCGGGAAAGCCTGCGTTGCATCGCTACTCGAACGCGGTGCGGCGGTGGTAGGGTTGGATATTAATCCGGCGATTGAAACGCTCTACCAACGCGCGGATTATTGCGGGATTTGCTGCGATGTTACTGAGGAAAGCGCGATCGAACAAGCCTTAGAAACTGCGGTGCAACGATTCGGCGGTATTGATATTTTAATCTTAAATGCCGGGATTTTTCCCCCCGCGCGCGCGATCGCGGAATTAAGTCTGGAAGAGTGGCACAAAGTCACCCAGATTAACCTCGATGCCAACTTAATTTTAATGCGCCAATGCTATCCCCTTTTAAAGCTAGCACCGAAGGGAGGGAAAGTGGTCGCGATCGGCTCGAAAAACGTCCCCGCACCCGGCCCCGGAGTCGCCGCTTATTCCGCTTCCAAAGCCGCTTTCAACCAACTGATGCGCGTCGCTGCCCTCGAATGGGGCAAAGATAACATTCGCCTCAATTCTGTCCATCCGAACGCCGTTTTCGATACCGGAATTTGGACGGAAGAAGTGTTAGAAAAACGCGCCCAGCATTATGGGTTAACGGTGGCAGAATATAAGACGAATAATGTGTTAAAGGTGGAAATTACTAGCGCATCGGTTGCGGAATTAGTAGCGGAACTTTGCGGGCCGTTATTTGGTTGCACGACGGGCGCGCAAATTCCGATTGATGGAGGGAACGAACGAGTCATTTAA